One genomic segment of Natrononativus amylolyticus includes these proteins:
- a CDS encoding DUF6757 family protein gives MNCHYCDREAAFAAETDGLKVGLCEEHFRERLQELAEADDLETLKERVDVDRAE, from the coding sequence ATGAACTGTCACTACTGTGACCGCGAAGCTGCGTTCGCCGCCGAGACCGACGGACTCAAGGTCGGTCTCTGCGAGGAGCACTTCCGCGAGCGGTTACAGGAACTCGCCGAGGCTGACGACCTCGAGACGCTCAAAGAGCGCGTCGACGTCGACCGCGCCGAGTAA
- a CDS encoding PHP domain-containing protein codes for MPYADLHVHTTRSDGSLELEAVPDAARLADVSVVALTDHDRLQPFDEPVLERDGVTIVHGVELRVEAESGLRVDLLGYGVDPGPELEAAFSEIQRNRRERGQAIVDAVEERLGIDLDLAVDTGFGRPHVARAIDAHPGTDYDYEDAFAHLIGNDGPCFVPREIPFFEYGRALLADHCTLVSLAHPLRYADTGAALALAADCDAVELHYPYGREVDLEPVERAIDDHGLLATGGSDAHDDRLGVAGLSKEEYRHLLLP; via the coding sequence ATGCCCTACGCGGATCTGCACGTCCACACTACGCGCTCGGACGGGAGCCTCGAGCTCGAGGCCGTTCCCGACGCCGCCCGGCTGGCGGACGTCTCCGTCGTCGCGCTCACCGACCACGACCGGCTCCAGCCGTTCGACGAGCCGGTGCTCGAGCGCGACGGCGTCACGATCGTCCACGGCGTCGAGTTGCGCGTCGAGGCCGAGAGCGGGTTGCGCGTCGACCTGCTCGGCTACGGCGTCGACCCGGGCCCCGAACTCGAGGCCGCCTTCTCGGAGATTCAGCGAAACCGCCGCGAGCGCGGACAAGCTATCGTCGACGCCGTCGAGGAGCGACTCGGGATCGACCTCGACCTCGCCGTCGACACCGGTTTCGGCCGCCCGCACGTCGCGCGAGCGATCGACGCCCACCCCGGCACCGACTACGACTACGAGGACGCCTTCGCACACCTCATCGGCAACGACGGGCCGTGTTTCGTCCCCCGCGAGATTCCCTTCTTCGAGTACGGGCGGGCGCTGCTCGCCGACCACTGCACGCTCGTCTCGCTCGCCCACCCGCTGCGCTACGCGGATACGGGGGCGGCGCTGGCGCTGGCGGCCGACTGTGACGCCGTCGAACTCCACTACCCCTACGGCCGCGAGGTCGACCTCGAGCCGGTCGAACGCGCCATCGACGACCACGGGCTGCTGGCGACGGGTGGCAGCGACGCCCACGACGACCGCCTGGGCGTCGCCGGGCTCTCGAAGGAGGAGTACCGCCACCTCCTGCTTCCGTGA
- a CDS encoding DUF5789 family protein: MYMTDADALVESHAYPATTQELIDAYGDRTLELPNGSETIGDVLARLGAETFESPEEAQFAIYSAVSRKAIGRVGYSDRDPTPLGSPYAPDAVSF; this comes from the coding sequence ATGTACATGACCGACGCCGACGCGCTCGTCGAATCGCACGCGTATCCGGCGACCACACAGGAGTTGATCGACGCCTACGGGGACCGAACCCTCGAGTTGCCCAACGGCTCCGAGACGATCGGCGACGTCCTCGCGCGCCTCGGGGCAGAGACGTTCGAATCGCCGGAAGAAGCCCAGTTCGCGATCTACTCGGCGGTGAGCCGCAAGGCGATCGGCCGCGTCGGGTACAGCGACCGCGACCCGACGCCGCTCGGCAGTCCGTACGCGCCCGACGCGGTGTCGTTCTAG
- a CDS encoding DUF5784 family protein yields MARPLRFRYSPQHWSEQRVRQQILQPLRNNIGARAVAPRFSTNGGWETHRFEMANGDLALFARRDDEAYWMGNTETPSSLWKTDKFGWGEVPYHVSRWAQRELLATLHEEDPWLADYPHLSWFFLPVFMSKDGRESTRSFFREHAAGFPDAGRRETTRFFESFLATGTLDRYRHVMSGKLGTSNHVDRVRMSAAMAEFIAAKLLTDAGYEITPEIEVTTGHSLDYRAEDDTTNVLVEVTRPQPPANRAANGPVAAVRDTAETKTSGQLANHGGGAVLFVDCSSFQDDAWAAVRGEQPDVRHRPAVVYRARPDGRVEGYRKGSVPLALDGALEFLG; encoded by the coding sequence GTGGCACGGCCGCTTCGCTTCCGTTACTCGCCCCAGCACTGGAGCGAGCAGCGGGTTCGCCAGCAGATACTGCAACCGCTCCGGAACAACATCGGCGCTCGAGCCGTCGCCCCCCGCTTTTCGACCAACGGCGGCTGGGAGACGCACCGCTTCGAGATGGCGAACGGCGACCTCGCGCTGTTCGCCCGCCGCGACGACGAGGCCTACTGGATGGGCAACACCGAAACGCCGTCGTCGCTGTGGAAGACCGACAAGTTCGGCTGGGGGGAGGTCCCCTACCACGTCTCGCGGTGGGCCCAGCGCGAACTGCTCGCGACCCTCCACGAGGAGGACCCGTGGCTCGCCGACTATCCGCACCTCTCCTGGTTTTTCCTGCCGGTGTTCATGTCCAAGGACGGCCGGGAGTCGACGCGCTCCTTTTTCAGAGAGCACGCCGCGGGCTTTCCCGACGCCGGTCGGCGAGAGACCACCCGCTTTTTCGAGTCGTTTCTCGCGACCGGCACCCTGGATCGGTACCGCCACGTGATGTCCGGCAAGCTCGGCACCAGCAACCACGTCGACCGGGTCCGAATGAGCGCCGCGATGGCCGAGTTCATCGCGGCGAAGCTTCTCACGGACGCGGGCTACGAGATCACCCCCGAGATCGAGGTGACGACGGGCCACTCCCTCGACTACCGGGCGGAAGACGACACTACGAACGTTCTCGTCGAGGTCACTCGACCACAGCCGCCGGCCAACCGCGCCGCGAACGGGCCCGTCGCGGCCGTCCGCGACACCGCCGAGACGAAAACGAGCGGGCAGTTGGCGAATCACGGCGGCGGCGCCGTCCTCTTCGTCGACTGCTCGAGCTTCCAGGACGACGCCTGGGCCGCCGTTCGCGGCGAACAGCCGGACGTGCGTCACCGACCGGCAGTCGTCTACCGCGCCCGCCCGGACGGCCGCGTCGAGGGCTACCGGAAGGGGTCGGTCCCCCTCGCACTCGACGGCGCCCTCGAGTTTCTCGGCTGA
- a CDS encoding DUF5786 family protein, with product MSMGAYDEDEHERREQQASRVDADFDDERTVYHGKIEYDSGESAEALLNKFEEMKSN from the coding sequence ATGTCAATGGGTGCCTACGACGAGGATGAGCACGAGCGCCGTGAGCAACAGGCCTCGAGGGTGGACGCGGACTTCGACGACGAGCGAACCGTCTATCACGGGAAGATCGAGTACGACTCCGGCGAGTCGGCGGAAGCGCTGTTGAACAAGTTCGAGGAGATGAAGTCGAACTAG
- a CDS encoding DUF7530 family protein: protein MRPEYGETWVYESIVGALPGIDVSDRLAVAVQLLGFELAVVVVAWRYGLWSAVLAGTAAVVVAAAGSWLMLEYSRAVRALPTPPAYQRLLFGSSIEVVLGVLTFVAFVTYLFVYDPQTGGESLLSSLLGSEPPPVAVFVLLLVCWDVVYRIGTCWWATVAGLWRALDYGFDAETTARYARVDAMNVRFAAVQLLLVPFVVDRPLLVAALSGHVLAVVAVATLSVVLQRRAVTADPSVRR, encoded by the coding sequence ATGCGCCCCGAGTACGGCGAGACGTGGGTGTACGAGAGCATCGTCGGGGCGCTGCCGGGGATCGACGTCTCGGACCGGCTCGCGGTCGCCGTCCAGCTGCTCGGCTTCGAGCTGGCGGTGGTGGTCGTCGCCTGGCGCTACGGCCTCTGGAGCGCCGTGCTCGCGGGAACCGCGGCGGTCGTCGTCGCCGCCGCGGGTAGCTGGCTCATGCTCGAGTACAGCCGGGCGGTGCGGGCGCTGCCGACGCCGCCGGCGTACCAGCGGCTGCTGTTCGGCTCGAGTATCGAGGTCGTCCTCGGCGTGCTCACGTTCGTCGCCTTCGTCACCTACCTGTTCGTCTACGACCCCCAGACCGGCGGGGAGTCGCTGCTCTCGAGCCTGCTCGGGTCGGAGCCGCCGCCGGTCGCGGTGTTCGTCCTCCTGTTGGTCTGCTGGGACGTCGTCTACCGGATCGGCACCTGCTGGTGGGCGACCGTCGCCGGGCTCTGGCGGGCGCTCGACTACGGGTTCGACGCCGAGACGACCGCGCGGTACGCGCGCGTCGACGCGATGAACGTCCGTTTCGCGGCGGTACAGCTCCTGCTGGTTCCGTTCGTCGTCGACCGGCCGCTGCTGGTCGCGGCGCTGTCCGGCCACGTCCTCGCCGTCGTCGCGGTCGCGACGCTCTCGGTCGTCCTCCAGCGGCGAGCCGTCACAGCCGACCCGTCCGTTCGGCGCTAG
- a CDS encoding NAD-dependent epimerase/dehydratase family protein encodes MNVLVTGATGFIGGRLVPSLLEGMTNEVVVTDDRIEGLVPVELTPIEDAISAALEDQTGWGDVSLEAPEPGAE; translated from the coding sequence ATGAACGTGCTGGTGACGGGTGCGACCGGGTTCATCGGCGGCCGGCTCGTCCCGTCGCTGCTCGAGGGGATGACCAACGAGGTGGTCGTCACCGACGACCGCATCGAGGGGCTCGTTCCCGTCGAGCTGACGCCGATCGAGGACGCGATCTCGGCGGCCCTCGAGGACCAGACCGGCTGGGGTGACGTCTCGCTCGAGGCGCCCGAGCCGGGCGCGGAGTGA
- a CDS encoding YkgJ family cysteine cluster protein: MEVNCAGCAGCCIDWRPLLEDSEAIEHERRGPRAPLDDVYNLVPLARDEVRSFLEAGYGDALVPRLWEAANPEEGVEIDGHAVAAVAGRPAFFVGLRKPTKPVAPFGVEPAWLPACVFLDPETLQCRIHGDELYPAECAEYPSHNLALEQETECERVEARFGGERLVDDEPAAVGGLLLGPQALGQKLFCHPRPADLEGAVARSAAGELTAADRAEFVAVAAASSPGTLAISEPHYDRARARVLEADSWAGRAIREWAERAERGTRPDPDLGAVVEDARGAPPTPGWDALEEGTD; the protein is encoded by the coding sequence ATGGAGGTGAACTGCGCTGGCTGTGCGGGCTGTTGTATCGACTGGCGGCCGCTGCTCGAGGACAGCGAGGCGATCGAACACGAGCGACGGGGCCCGCGGGCCCCGCTTGACGACGTCTACAACCTGGTCCCGCTCGCCCGAGACGAGGTGCGGTCGTTCCTCGAGGCCGGTTACGGCGACGCGCTCGTCCCCCGGCTCTGGGAGGCCGCGAACCCGGAGGAGGGCGTCGAGATCGACGGCCACGCCGTCGCCGCGGTCGCCGGCCGCCCCGCCTTCTTCGTCGGCCTCCGCAAGCCGACGAAGCCGGTCGCGCCGTTCGGCGTCGAGCCGGCCTGGCTTCCCGCCTGCGTCTTTCTCGACCCGGAGACGCTCCAGTGTCGGATCCACGGCGACGAGCTGTACCCTGCCGAGTGCGCGGAGTACCCGTCTCACAACCTCGCGCTCGAGCAGGAGACCGAGTGCGAACGCGTCGAAGCCCGGTTCGGCGGCGAGCGGCTGGTCGACGACGAGCCCGCGGCCGTCGGCGGACTGTTGCTCGGCCCGCAGGCGCTCGGTCAGAAGCTCTTCTGTCACCCCCGCCCCGCCGACCTCGAGGGCGCGGTCGCCCGTTCGGCCGCGGGCGAACTCACGGCGGCCGACCGCGCCGAGTTCGTCGCGGTGGCCGCCGCCTCGAGTCCCGGCACCCTCGCGATCTCGGAGCCCCACTACGACCGCGCCAGAGCGCGGGTTCTCGAGGCCGACTCCTGGGCCGGGCGGGCGATCCGTGAGTGGGCGGAGCGCGCCGAACGCGGAACGCGGCCCGATCCGGATCTCGGCGCGGTGGTCGAGGACGCCCGTGGCGCCCCGCCGACGCCGGGCTGGGACGCCCTCGAGGAGGGGACGGACTGA
- a CDS encoding DUF7561 family protein gives MGQDSCDGCGRAVSVTGGIANLWTFGEGSEGTAMVLEFDGEERDAAEPSRYLLCYPCIEALPDNPVPADVDALEAVDEETSRLER, from the coding sequence ATGGGTCAGGACTCCTGTGACGGCTGCGGCCGCGCGGTCTCGGTGACGGGCGGGATCGCCAACCTCTGGACGTTCGGCGAGGGCAGCGAGGGAACCGCGATGGTCCTCGAGTTCGACGGCGAGGAGCGCGACGCAGCGGAGCCGTCGAGGTATCTGCTCTGTTACCCCTGTATCGAGGCGCTGCCCGACAACCCGGTCCCCGCGGACGTCGACGCGCTCGAGGCCGTCGACGAGGAGACCTCGCGACTCGAGCGGTAG
- a CDS encoding ATP-dependent DNA helicase → MNPERIFDAFPAPSYRGTQERALADIRDAFLEGNDVVLVRAPTGSGKSLLARAVAGCARSAEEAEPSEASGAYYTTPQVSQLDDVAGDALLQDLNIIRGKSNYTCILPGELDTPVNQAPCVRERGYDCAVQHRCPYFSDRAIASNREIAAMTLAYFMQTAGSEVFRKRDVVVIDEAHGLAEWAEMYATIQLGPRTVPFWDELRVPQVESVERAARYAESLAGTCERRKDDLLATDQLSPAEVRERDRLQELIGELDWFVSDYRDPESPTTWLVDQSEPAGTRGASADDDGDDEDELGGPLTIKPMNPERYLHHTVWDRGNTFALLSATILNKEAFCRHVGLEPSRVALVDVAHTFPVENRPLYDVTQGKMTFEHRSETVPKIARTIVRIMQNHPDEKGLIHAHSYDIQEQLASLLADFGVGDRVRTHTRDDRDADLEAWKASSGADVFVSVKMEEALDLKGDLCRWQVLCKAPFLNTSDSRVAHRLEEGQWAWYYRAALRTVIQACGRVIRAPDDYGATYLADSSLLDLFERARTDMPDWFSAQVDRLSEPELPAFDPATAAESARGGGRGFDRRRNSSGGSGADGSASGTSRRRRGRSSRSSPLADVWDTDG, encoded by the coding sequence GTGAACCCCGAGCGGATCTTCGACGCCTTCCCCGCCCCCAGCTACCGCGGCACCCAGGAGCGAGCGCTCGCCGACATCCGCGACGCCTTCCTCGAGGGAAACGACGTCGTCCTCGTCCGCGCGCCGACCGGCAGCGGCAAGTCCCTGCTGGCGCGGGCGGTCGCCGGCTGCGCCCGTAGTGCGGAGGAGGCCGAGCCCAGCGAGGCCTCGGGCGCGTACTACACCACCCCGCAGGTCTCCCAGCTCGACGACGTCGCGGGTGACGCCCTCTTACAGGACCTCAACATCATCCGCGGGAAGTCGAACTACACCTGCATCCTCCCCGGCGAACTCGACACGCCGGTCAACCAGGCCCCCTGCGTCCGCGAGCGGGGGTACGACTGCGCGGTGCAACACCGCTGTCCGTACTTCTCGGATCGGGCGATCGCCTCGAACCGCGAGATCGCGGCGATGACGCTGGCGTACTTCATGCAGACCGCCGGCAGCGAGGTGTTCCGGAAACGGGACGTCGTCGTCATCGACGAGGCCCACGGGCTCGCCGAGTGGGCCGAAATGTACGCCACTATTCAACTGGGACCGCGGACGGTGCCGTTCTGGGACGAGTTGCGGGTGCCCCAGGTCGAAAGCGTCGAGCGGGCCGCCCGCTACGCCGAGAGCCTCGCGGGGACCTGCGAGCGCCGTAAGGACGACCTGCTCGCGACCGACCAGCTCTCGCCCGCCGAGGTCCGCGAGCGCGACCGCCTCCAGGAGCTGATCGGCGAACTCGACTGGTTCGTCTCCGACTACCGCGATCCGGAGAGTCCGACGACGTGGCTGGTCGACCAGTCGGAGCCGGCGGGGACTCGAGGCGCAAGCGCGGACGACGACGGTGACGACGAGGACGAACTGGGCGGCCCCCTCACCATCAAACCGATGAACCCCGAGCGCTACCTCCACCACACCGTCTGGGACCGGGGGAACACGTTCGCGCTGCTCTCGGCGACTATTCTGAACAAGGAGGCGTTCTGCCGGCACGTCGGCCTCGAGCCGAGCCGGGTCGCCCTCGTCGACGTCGCCCACACGTTTCCCGTCGAGAACCGGCCGCTGTACGACGTCACCCAGGGGAAAATGACCTTCGAGCACCGCTCGGAAACGGTGCCGAAGATCGCCCGGACGATCGTTCGGATCATGCAGAACCACCCCGACGAGAAGGGGTTGATCCACGCCCACTCCTACGACATTCAGGAGCAGCTAGCGAGCCTGCTCGCCGACTTCGGCGTCGGCGACCGCGTTCGAACCCACACGCGCGACGACCGCGACGCCGACCTCGAGGCCTGGAAGGCCAGTTCGGGCGCAGACGTGTTCGTCTCCGTCAAGATGGAGGAAGCCCTCGACCTCAAGGGCGACCTCTGTCGCTGGCAGGTGCTGTGTAAGGCGCCGTTTCTCAACACGAGCGACTCCCGCGTCGCTCACCGCCTCGAGGAGGGACAGTGGGCGTGGTACTACCGCGCCGCCTTGCGCACCGTGATCCAGGCCTGCGGCCGGGTGATTCGGGCGCCTGACGACTACGGGGCGACCTACCTCGCGGACTCGAGCCTGCTCGACCTGTTCGAGCGCGCCCGAACCGACATGCCCGACTGGTTTTCCGCGCAGGTCGACCGACTCTCCGAGCCGGAGCTGCCGGCGTTCGATCCGGCGACGGCGGCCGAGAGCGCTCGAGGAGGAGGCCGCGGGTTCGACCGGCGGCGAAACAGCTCCGGCGGGTCCGGCGCCGACGGCTCGGCGTCCGGAACCTCGAGGCGCCGCCGGGGCCGGTCGTCGCGCTCGAGTCCGCTCGCGGACGTCTGGGACACCGACGGATAA
- a CDS encoding helix-turn-helix transcriptional regulator has product MTGVTDTELAFLSGSPVRVSILERLTTVVAQPSELVDHTGVSRTTVHRTLSELVDRNWARRVDGGYTATGAGALALDVYRTARTRFRTLERVEPVLSELDAPLEGEIGLSWLETAAVETATEGNPQRPLEWYVDRLEAVDGDRLRGVTPIVSRQFMTAHAPIVFGGTPTALVVGEEAFRAVREQYPEKLRESIALEGYELSVAAAEPSMGITLYGEHVFLGAYEEGRLLAVVDSTDDRLRSWARTRYCRYADDARPAEELVGRPDRVDR; this is encoded by the coding sequence ATGACTGGCGTGACGGACACCGAACTCGCCTTCCTCTCCGGCTCGCCCGTTCGAGTGTCGATCCTCGAGCGGCTCACGACGGTCGTCGCACAGCCCTCGGAGCTTGTCGACCACACGGGGGTATCGCGGACGACCGTCCACCGCACGCTGTCGGAGCTCGTCGACCGGAACTGGGCTCGGCGGGTCGACGGCGGCTACACGGCGACCGGAGCGGGCGCGCTCGCCCTCGACGTCTACCGCACCGCGCGAACGCGATTTCGAACGCTCGAGCGCGTCGAGCCGGTTCTCTCCGAACTCGACGCGCCGCTCGAGGGTGAGATCGGCCTCTCCTGGCTCGAAACCGCCGCCGTCGAGACGGCGACGGAGGGGAACCCGCAGCGCCCGCTCGAGTGGTACGTCGACAGGCTCGAGGCGGTCGATGGTGACCGCCTCCGCGGCGTGACGCCGATCGTCAGCCGGCAGTTCATGACCGCCCACGCGCCGATCGTGTTCGGCGGAACGCCGACGGCGCTCGTCGTCGGCGAGGAGGCGTTCCGGGCGGTGCGCGAGCAGTACCCGGAGAAACTGCGGGAGTCGATCGCCCTCGAGGGGTACGAGCTCTCCGTCGCCGCCGCGGAGCCGTCGATGGGGATCACGCTCTACGGCGAGCACGTCTTTCTCGGCGCCTACGAGGAGGGACGGCTGCTCGCGGTCGTCGACAGCACCGACGACCGGCTCCGATCGTGGGCGCGAACCCGGTACTGCCGGTACGCGGACGACGCCCGCCCCGCGGAGGAGCTGGTCGGTCGACCGGACCGTGTCGACCGCTGA
- a CDS encoding class I SAM-dependent methyltransferase, with translation MSDGREDGEDDAGVTELSPTADDPPLAAVVEKPHSETAIAALRAEGVYDDSRHVREYGSDTVALPISDPPRETRVLEVVRQLDPDRRSRDLEGYLAARGWSDADLEAAPSSWAVVGSVVLVSVPDALSDERARELGDALLDLHGEAETVLADEGIENAGEAGTYRRPRTRHLAGSTTTETVHVEHGTRYGLDPTEVMFSPGNQAERARMGDVVSPDERVFDMFAGIGYFTLPMARAGAAVTATEINPTAFRYLLENAVLNDVTDRVDAYMSDCRDLAGEIDADRVVMGYYGSADGDDRGHRTDEAREFLPAALEALRSGGVIHYHEATPESRLWARPLARLEDAVEGTGRSVEVLDRRRVKSHSAGVAHVVVDVRVE, from the coding sequence ATGAGTGACGGCCGCGAGGACGGGGAGGACGACGCTGGTGTGACCGAGCTGTCGCCGACTGCGGACGACCCGCCGCTGGCCGCCGTCGTCGAGAAGCCCCACTCGGAGACGGCGATCGCCGCGCTCCGGGCGGAGGGCGTCTACGACGACTCGAGACACGTCCGGGAGTACGGCTCCGACACCGTCGCGCTCCCGATCAGCGACCCGCCACGGGAGACGCGGGTGCTCGAGGTCGTTCGCCAGCTCGATCCCGACCGCCGGAGCCGCGACCTCGAGGGGTACCTCGCAGCGCGGGGGTGGAGCGACGCCGACCTCGAGGCGGCGCCCTCGTCGTGGGCGGTGGTCGGCTCGGTCGTCCTGGTCTCGGTCCCCGACGCGCTCTCCGACGAGCGGGCCCGCGAACTCGGCGACGCCCTGCTCGACCTCCACGGGGAGGCCGAGACCGTCCTCGCGGACGAGGGGATCGAGAACGCGGGCGAGGCGGGCACCTACCGCCGTCCGCGGACGCGCCACCTGGCGGGGTCGACGACCACCGAGACGGTCCACGTCGAACACGGCACCCGGTACGGTCTGGACCCGACGGAAGTGATGTTCTCGCCGGGCAATCAGGCCGAGCGCGCCCGGATGGGAGACGTGGTCTCCCCCGACGAGCGGGTGTTCGACATGTTCGCGGGCATCGGTTACTTCACCCTCCCGATGGCTCGCGCCGGGGCGGCGGTGACGGCGACCGAGATCAACCCGACGGCGTTTCGCTACCTCCTCGAGAACGCCGTGCTCAACGACGTCACCGACCGCGTGGACGCGTACATGAGCGACTGTCGTGACCTCGCGGGCGAGATCGACGCCGACCGCGTCGTGATGGGGTACTACGGGAGCGCGGACGGCGACGATCGGGGTCACCGCACGGACGAGGCCCGCGAGTTCCTCCCGGCGGCCCTCGAGGCCCTCCGTTCGGGCGGCGTGATCCACTACCACGAGGCGACCCCCGAGTCGCGGCTGTGGGCGCGCCCGCTCGCGCGACTCGAGGACGCGGTCGAGGGGACGGGCCGGTCGGTCGAGGTGCTCGACCGGCGCCGGGTCAAGAGCCACAGCGCGGGCGTCGCACACGTCGTCGTGGACGTCCGGGTCGAGTAA
- a CDS encoding 60S ribosomal export protein NMD3, protein MTDSRAFCPRCGDPVPERAASDERAGGHAAERAGGHAADPLRPGAEVDLCDACYFEDFEFVDAPDRIDVRVCAQCGAVYRGNRWVDVGADDYTDVAIDEVSEALSVHVDVEDVAWQVEPEQIDPNTIRMHCYFTGVVERPSEVDAAGDLAGATPVEEQVTVPVRIARQTCTRCGRIAGDYYASIVQIRAEDRTPTAEEVERAKTIANRVVAEMEATGDRNAFVTETTETADGLDIKLSTNKIGKKIANKMVEEFGGTVTDAETLVTEDEDGNGVYRVTFAVRLPPYTPGDVIALEDDADTDGPILVRSARGNLKGTRLTTGDRYEASYEEGNSPPARKLGEREDAVETTVVTVEDDRAVQVLDPETYRAKTVARPDYFDPDADTVPVLKSRAGLHILPDDE, encoded by the coding sequence ATGACTGACTCGCGTGCGTTCTGTCCCCGCTGTGGCGACCCCGTTCCCGAGCGGGCGGCGAGCGACGAACGTGCCGGCGGGCACGCTGCTGAACGTGCCGGCGGGCACGCTGCCGACCCGCTTCGACCCGGCGCCGAGGTCGACCTCTGCGACGCCTGCTACTTCGAGGACTTCGAGTTCGTCGACGCTCCCGACCGGATCGACGTCCGGGTCTGCGCCCAGTGTGGCGCCGTCTACCGGGGCAACCGGTGGGTCGACGTGGGCGCGGACGACTACACCGACGTCGCGATCGACGAGGTGAGCGAGGCGCTGTCCGTCCACGTCGACGTCGAGGACGTGGCCTGGCAGGTCGAACCCGAGCAGATCGACCCGAACACGATCAGGATGCACTGTTACTTCACCGGCGTCGTCGAGCGGCCGTCGGAGGTCGACGCGGCGGGCGACCTCGCGGGCGCCACGCCGGTCGAAGAGCAGGTGACGGTGCCGGTGCGGATCGCCCGCCAGACGTGTACCCGCTGCGGGCGGATCGCCGGCGACTACTACGCCAGCATCGTCCAGATCCGCGCGGAAGACCGCACACCGACCGCCGAGGAAGTCGAGCGCGCGAAGACGATCGCGAACCGGGTCGTCGCCGAGATGGAGGCGACCGGCGACCGGAACGCGTTCGTCACCGAAACCACCGAGACGGCGGACGGCCTCGACATCAAGCTCTCGACCAACAAGATCGGCAAGAAGATCGCGAACAAGATGGTCGAGGAGTTCGGCGGTACCGTCACCGACGCCGAGACGCTCGTCACGGAGGACGAGGACGGCAACGGCGTCTACCGCGTGACGTTCGCCGTCCGCCTGCCGCCGTACACCCCCGGCGACGTGATCGCCCTCGAGGACGACGCCGACACCGACGGCCCGATCCTCGTCCGCAGCGCCCGCGGCAACCTCAAGGGAACTCGGCTGACGACCGGCGACCGCTACGAGGCGAGCTACGAGGAGGGGAACTCCCCGCCGGCGCGAAAGCTCGGCGAGCGCGAGGACGCCGTCGAGACGACCGTCGTCACGGTCGAGGACGACCGCGCCGTCCAGGTGCTCGATCCCGAGACCTACCGGGCGAAGACGGTCGCCCGGCCGGACTACTTCGACCCCGACGCCGACACCGTTCCCGTGCTGAAAAGCCGCGCCGGGCTGCACATCCTGCCCGACGATGAGTGA
- the htpX gene encoding zinc metalloprotease HtpX: protein MDWQPDWGLRGRMVLTMFLLFAVYLAFVVVLVEAFGGSLFLVALLLGSFSLVQFFFSDRLTLWSMGAKEVEESEYPQLHAAVDRLAQQADLPKPTVAVVDSKVPNAFATGRSPSNAAVAVTTGLLRTLDRDELDGVLAHELAHVKNRDVAVMTIASFLSTVAFLIVRFGSRTMFYTGGRSRGGKGAAGILVAILVSLLVWIISYVLIRALSRYREFAADRGAAAITGNPSALASALMKISGEIEKVPDKDLREEAEMNAFFIIPLKSGVVGRLFSTHPPTERRIEALRDIEREMAVS, encoded by the coding sequence ATGGACTGGCAACCGGACTGGGGGCTTCGCGGGCGAATGGTCCTCACGATGTTTCTGTTGTTCGCGGTGTATCTGGCGTTCGTCGTCGTGCTGGTCGAGGCGTTCGGCGGCAGCCTGTTTCTCGTCGCCCTCCTGCTGGGGAGTTTCTCGCTGGTACAGTTCTTCTTCAGCGATCGGCTGACCCTGTGGAGCATGGGTGCGAAAGAAGTCGAAGAGAGCGAGTACCCCCAGTTGCACGCCGCGGTCGACCGGCTGGCTCAGCAGGCCGACCTCCCGAAGCCGACGGTCGCGGTCGTCGACTCGAAGGTGCCGAACGCCTTCGCGACGGGGCGCTCGCCGAGCAACGCCGCCGTCGCGGTGACGACCGGCCTCCTGCGGACCCTGGATCGGGACGAACTCGACGGCGTCCTGGCACACGAACTCGCCCACGTCAAGAACCGCGACGTGGCCGTGATGACCATCGCCTCCTTCCTCTCGACGGTCGCGTTCCTGATCGTCCGCTTCGGTTCGCGAACGATGTTCTACACCGGCGGCCGAAGCCGCGGTGGAAAGGGCGCGGCCGGTATCCTGGTCGCCATCCTCGTCTCGCTGCTGGTCTGGATCATCAGCTACGTTCTGATTCGGGCGCTCTCGCGCTACCGGGAGTTCGCCGCCGATCGGGGCGCCGCGGCGATCACGGGCAACCCGAGCGCGCTCGCCTCCGCGCTCATGAAGATCTCCGGCGAGATCGAGAAAGTGCCCGACAAGGACCTCCGCGAGGAGGCCGAGATGAACGCCTTCTTCATCATCCCGCTGAAGTCGGGGGTCGTCGGTCGGCTGTTCTCGAC